The following are from one region of the Gossypium hirsutum isolate 1008001.06 chromosome D03, Gossypium_hirsutum_v2.1, whole genome shotgun sequence genome:
- the LOC107909477 gene encoding la-related protein 1C: MKLNSNNSASNGGLSQAPPQDPLVESPVNSPSSRDHVQRSSFVSQSHTSGNDQPHPRNSFRQRNGGPHPRGDGSHHQNFGGRRNQDHGNHEWNGRSFNNKDGHMQPRVAPRLRRHPPPPPLPNTLPFIAHTPMQPFGTPMGYPDLTSLYVVPAAPPESLRGLPFVAPMPPMFFPPPEPLDNQLHARIVNQIDYYFSNENLIKDTYLRQNMDDQGWVPIKLIAGFKKVSLLTDNIQLITDALQRSMVVEVQGDKVRKRTDWMRWIMPPSVQFPTISGQDTLAARVQKISLEQRTANQSGTSDQEDTNASRLSGRASSGDFNNQSQQLNSEGTAVGAQAGPASNST, encoded by the exons ATGAAACTAAATAGTAATAACTCAGCTTCTAATGGTGGTCTCTCACAGGCACCGCCTCAAGATCCTTTGGTTGAATCACCTGTTAATAGCCCTTCATCTAGGGATCACGTACAGAGAAGTAGTTTTGTATCACAGTCTCATACTAGTGGTAATGATCAGCCACACCCACGGAATTCATTTAGACAACGTAATGGTGGTCCACATCCACGAGGAGATGGTTCTCACCATCAGAATTTTGGAGGAAGGCGCAATCAAGATCATGGAAATCATGAGTGGAATGGTCGAAGTTTTAATAACAAGGATGGTCACATGCAGCCAAGAGTTGCtcctaggttaaggaggcatccGCCACCACCTCCACTGCCTAATACTTTACCTTTTATTGCACACACTCCTATGCAGCCTTTTGGCACCCCAATGGGGTATCCTG ATTTGACATCTCTTTATGTTGTCCCGGCTGCTCCTCCAGAGTCACTTAGAGGTTTGCCATTTGTTGCACCAATGCCCCCAATGTTTTTCCCACCCCCAGAGCCTCTTGACAATCAGTTGCATGCTAGAATAGTGAATCAGATAGATTATTATTTCAG TAATGAAAATCTAATTAAGGATACCTACTTGAGGCAAAACATGGATGACCAGGGCTGGGTTCCTATTAAATTAATAGCCGGCTTCAAAAAG GTTTCACTTTTGACTGATAATATTCAGCTTATAACGGATGCTCTGCAAAGGTCAATGGTTGTGGAAGTGCAG GGTGACAAAGTAAGGAAGCGGACCGATTGGATGCGATGGATAATGCCACCTTCTGTTCAGTTCCCTACCATTTCTGGTCAGGATACGTTGGCTGCTCGTGTTCAGAAGATTTCATTGGAGCAGAGAACCGCAAACCAGAGTGGTACAAGTGACCAAGAAGATACTAATGCCAGTAGACTGTCAGGTAGAGCATCGTCGGGAGACTTCAATAATCAGTCACAGCAACTCAACAGTGAAGGAACAGCTGTCGGTGCTCAGGCTGGTCCGGCAAGTAATTCAACTTAA
- the LOC107909476 gene encoding la-related protein 1C: protein MAANINTANFNTSSASVTTVNHSPSSPKQSHRATRAGSSTRTGIGRREPDPIAGVPLSPSSSSSSPPPLIAATEQPPVVAVVEEEGGENAGSGSNGNAGKRPAWNKPSNGDAEIAAVMGTHRWPALSDSAKASPKSSSDSPRASLDGSLSSPPVVPVSQGSGSASSFSALQKPASNSANSNLNLTPNHAPTRQRSMKRNSNNSASNGSLSQPPPQGPIVESPVNSPSSRDQTQRTGFASQSHTGSNDHQHPRNSFRQRNGGPHPRGEGSHHQNFGGRRNQDHGNHEWNGRNFNNRDGHMQPRVAPRLMRHPPPPPLPNTLPFIAHTPMRPFGTPMGYPELASLYMVPAAPPESLRGLPFVAPMSPMFFPAPEPHDNQLHASIVNQIDYYFSNENLIKDTYLRQNMDDQGWVPIKLIAGFKKVSLLTDNIQLIMDALQSSTVVEVQGDKVRKQIDWMRWIMPPSVHFPTMSGQDTLAARVQNISLDQRTANQSGESNPEDSDAGRPSYGDFSNQAQLFNNEGSTVGAHGGPASN, encoded by the exons ATGGCTGCAAATATTAATACGGCTAATTTCAATACCTCTTCCGCTTCAGTGACAACTGTTAATCACTCTCCCAGTAGCCCTAAACAATCACATCGCGCTACGAGGGCGGGTTCTTCGACTAGGACTGGAATCGGTCGTCGAGAACCCGACCCGATCGCCGGTGTTCCGTTATCGCCTTCGTCTTCTTCGTCGTCGCCACCGCCATTAATAGCTGCGACTGAGCAGCCACCTGTTGTGGCGGTGGTTGAGGAGGAAGGCGGGGAGAATGCGGGTTCTGGGTCTAATGGAAATGCGGGTAAGAGGCCCGCTTGGAACAAACCTTCTAACGGTGATGCTGAGATTGCGGCCGTCATGGGGACCCATAGGTGGCCTGCTTTGTCTGATTCCGCTAAGGCTTCTCCCAAATCCTCTTCAGATTCACCCAGAGCTTCATTGGATGGATCATTATCTTCTCCTCCTGTTGTCCCCGTTTCTCAG GGGAGTGGAAGTGCGTCATCATTTTCCGCTTTGCAGAAACCAGCCAGCAACAGTGCAAACTCAAATTTGAATTTGACACCTAACCATGCTCCTACACGCCAGAGGTCAATGAAACGCAATAGTAATAACTCGGCATCTAATGGCAGTCTCTCACAGCCTCCACCTCAAGGTCCTATTGTTGAATCACCTGTTAATAGCCCTTCTTCTAGGGACCAGACACAGAGAACTGGATTTGCATCACAGTCTCATACTGGTAGTAATGATCACCAACACCCACGGAATTCATTCAGACAACGTAATGGTGGTCCACATCCACGAGGAGAGGGTTCTCACCATCAGAATTTTGGAGGAAGGCGCAATCAAGATCATGGAAATCATGAGTGGAATGGTCGAAATTTTAATAACAGGGATGGTCACATGCAGCCAAGAGTTGCTCCTAGGTTAATGAGGCACCCCCCCCCACCTCCTCTGCCTAATACTTTACCTTTTATTGCTCACACTCCTATGCGGCCTTTTGGCACCCCAATGGGGTATCCTG AATTGGCATCTCTTTATATGGTCCCAGCTGCTCCTCCAGAGTCGCTTAGAGGTTTGCCATTTGTTGCACCAATGTCCCCAATGTTTTTCCCAGCCCCTGAGCCTCATGACAATCAGTTGCATGCTAGTATAGTGAATCAGATAGATTATTATTTCAG TAATGAAAATCTAATTAAGGATACCTACTTGAGGCAGAACATGGATGACCAGGGCTGGGTTCCTATTAAATTAATAGCCGGCTTCAAAAAG GTTTCGCTTTTGACTGATAATATTCAGCTGATAATGGATGCTCTGCAAAGTTCAACAGTTGTGGAAGTGCAG GGTGACAAAGTAAGGAAGCAGATTGATTGGATGCGATGGATAATGCCGCCTTCTGTTCATTTCCCTACCATGTCTGGTCAGGATACACTAGCAGCTCGTGTTCAGAATATTTCATTGGATCAGAGAACTGCAAACCAGAGTGGTGAAAGTAACCCTGAAGATTCTGATGCTGGTAGACCATCATATGGGGACTTCAGTAATCAGGCTCAGCTATTCAACAATGAGGGATCAACCGTCGGTGCTCATGGTGGGCCAGCAAGTAATTGA